The sequence below is a genomic window from Sphingomonas crusticola.
CTTGCAGACCTCGGCCAGCTGATCATTTTCGGAAATGGGCGGCAGCAGCACGACGCCGAACAGCCGCTGGCGCGCGAGGAAATCGCGCACGTCGACGAGCATCGTCGCGGAACCGCGATCAACCGGGCGGACGATCATCTCGAATTCCGTGTCGCGCAATGCGCGCAAGATACCCTGCTGGACGTTAAGCACGGTCTGCGCGCTGGGATTGTCGTGGACGAGACCGATCAGGAAGTTGCGGCGCAGCGCCAGCGCGCGCGCCTGCGGATTGGGCACATAGCCGGTCTCCTTGATCACCGCCTCGACCCGGTCGCGCGTGTCGTCGTTGAGCAGGGGCGAGCGGTTGATGACCCGGCTCACGGTCTTTTTGGACACGCCCGACAGGCGCGCAATGTCGTTGATCGTGGGTTTCGCCATATGGCTTGTTCCGCTCCCTTGGTGCACAGCATAACCATGCGCTGGGCCCGTGTCCCATCGATCTTTGCGGCCAATCGTTATCGGCCGGCTTGCGGTTGACACCGGTTTCCCTTAATCGAATCGCAAATGATTTGGGGAGTGAGGGGCGGGTGACGACGGCTGTAAGCAGCGATTTGCGCAGCATTGCCCGGAGGTTCGTGGCGGCGCGCCGGGCGGGGGAATCACCGATCGACTATCCGGGATCGATGCCGCGCGCGCTGGACGAGGCTTATGCCATCCAGGATTTCGCGCTGGCCGAGGATGGCGATCGCATCGTCGGCTGGAAGGTTGGGCGCATTGGGGAGGCCGATCTGCCCCATTACGACGTCAACCGCCTCGCCGGGCCGATCTTCGCGCGCCATGTCTTTCAGGATCAGGGCACCCCCCTGCAGATGACGATCTTCGCCGGCGGCTTCGGCGCGGCCGAGGCCGAATTCCTGCTCCGCATCGGTGCCGATGTCTCACAGGACAAAGTGAGCTATACGATGGATGAGGCGGCCGCTTTGGTCGACGCCGTGCATGTCGGCATCGAGATAGCGAGCTCGCCCTTCCCTGGCATTAATGTGCATGGTCCGGCGGTAACGGTGTCCGACTTTGGCAACAACAATGGGCTGATCGTCGGCGCAGAAATTCCCGACTGGCGCACCAGCGGCTTCGAACGCTGGCCCGTGAGCCTGCTGATCGACGGCGCGGAGGCCGGGCGAGCGACGACCGAGACGATGCTGGACGGGGCAGTCGGGGCTGTGCGCTTCCTGCTCGAGCTGCTGGCGCGGCGCGGCATCGCGATTCCGGCCGGGACCTGGGTTTCGACCGGGGCGGTGACCGGCGTCCACGAAGTTCGCCCGGGGCAAAATGTGGTAGCGCGCTTTGGCGATAATCTGGCTATCACCTGCACTATCGAGGCGGCAAAGACCGCATAATCAGGCGGAGAGAACCAGGATGGCGACGAACGGCACCGAGCACCCCGAAGTTGCGGCTGCGGTGGAGCGGGTTGGACGTTACCGCTGGGTGATCTGCGCGCTGCTGTTCGCAGCGACCGCCATCAATTATATCGACCGCCAGATGATCGGCGTGCTCGAGCCCGATTATCTCCGCCACGAATTCCATTGGACGCCGGGCGATTATGCGCAGCTCGTCTTCACCTTCCAGCTGGCCTACGCGATCGGCTATCTCGGCTTTGGCCGGATCGTCGACTGGATTGGCGCGCGGATGGGCTATGCGGTCGCGGTCGGCGTGTGGACCTTGTTCCACGTCCTGCATGGCGGCGTCGGCTCGATCACGCAGTTCGCAATGGTGCGGTTCGGGCTCGGCATTGGCGAGTCGGGCAATTTTCCGGCGGGCGTGAAGGCGGTTACCGACTGGTTCCCGCAAAAGGAGCGCGCGCTCGCCATCGGGGTGTTCAACGCCGGATCCAATGTCGGCGCGATCCTGACGCCACTGATCGTGCCCGCGATCACGCTCGCTTACGGCTGGCGGATGGCGTTCATCGTCACCGGCATATTGGGCGTGCTGTGGGTGATCGCCTGGTTGCTGCTGTATCGCGATCCGCAGAGCCACAAGCGCGTCGGCGCGGCCGAGCTCGCCCACATCCGCCAGGATCCGGCCGATCCGGTCGTGAGGGTCAAGGGCCTGTGGCCAAAGCTGCTGACGACGCGCGAAACCTGGGCCTATGCGCTCGGCAAATTCTTCATCGACCCGATCTGGTGGTTCTATCTGTTCTGGCTGCCGCCCTATCTGCACGACACCTATCACCTCAACCTGGTCGGCTTCGGCCTGCCGATCGCCGCGATCTACTTATTATCGGATGTCGGCAGCGTCGCCGGCGGCTGGCTGTCCGGACGCCTGATGAAGGCGGGGATGACGGCCAACAAGGCGCGCAAGCTCACCATGCTGATTTGCGCTTTCTGCATCCTGCCGGTGGTGACGACGCAATATATCGACAGCGTGTGGATCAACGTGCTGATCATCGGCATCGCGGCGGCAGGCCATCAGGCCTTCTCAGCCAACCTCTATACCGTGCCGTCCGATACCTTCCCGCGCTATGCGGTGGGATCGGTGATCGGAATTGGCGGCACGGTCGGCGCGATCGGGGGGATGCTGTTCTCGCTTTATATCGGCAAGATATTGGATGGTCTGGGGACCTATTCCGCCATCTTCGCGGTAGCGGGCGGCTCCTATTTCGTCGCCTTGCTGTGCATCCATCTGCTCTCGCCACGGCTGGAGCGGGCCAAGATCACCGCCGGATAACGCCACGCACGCCAGCCTGCCGGTAAGCAGGCCGCGTGCGGTGGATGCTAGACCAGGCCGTCCCCTTCAAGCCGGACAACCGGCACGAACTGCCCGGGAAGGGCCGGCGGCAAAGTCAGGGTGGTCGCATCCGGCTCTTGCCGGATCTGGACGATATCGCCCCCGAGCAATGAGGCGCGGGCGATTCTGGCGCCGTTGAGTGCGCGCCGACCGAGTGACGGCACGCGCACCGGCCGCTCCGGCCAGGCCAGCAGTGCCATGTGCAGCACGCCGTGCTTGACTGTGAAGCGGACATCTTCGGGCTGGAAGCCGGTGACCTTGCCCTCGCCGAACGCGCCGCCTTCGAGCCTGGTCGGCCCTTCGCCGTAGATGCGCCACGGCCGCGATCCGTGGATCGCCGCCCCGTTGATCGCCATCCAGGCGGTAATGCCGGCGACGATCTTCTCTTCTTCGCTGTCGATCGTTCCGTTCCCGCGGACGGGGATCGACAGCAGCAAATTGCCGTTCTTGGAGACGACGTCGCACAGCCGCTGGATGACCTGGAGTGCCGGCACGTAGCTTTTGTCGACGAAGCGCTGGCGGTTATAATGCCAGTCGCCGATGCAGGTGCAGGTCTGCCACGGCTCCGCGCGCAGATGATCGCTATAGCCGCGCTCGATATCCTCCATCAGCGCGCCACGCTGATCCTGGGTCAGCTTCTTGGCGGTGACGACAACGTCGACCTTGCCATGCCATTCGGTCGACTTGGCATAATAATGGGCGAGCGCCTCCAGCCCGGCAGCGCCGAACGGCACGCCGGTATCGTCGAGATAAACCATGTCGGGCCTGTATTTCTCGACCAACTCCTGCTGGCGCGCGAGCCAGTTGGCGACGAAGCGTGCCGGCGCGGGCGGCGCGGTTTCGATCCACTGGCCGTCATGCGCGTCATGCCAGGCATCCATCGCCTTGATCGACGTGATGCCGTCGGGAGCCGCATACCAGGGACCGGTGTAGAGTTCCTGCGGGTCGAGGCCTTCCCACCATGTGCCCTTGCCGTCCGCCTTGGTCAGCTTGAACGCGTCGTAGCGCTCGCCACGGCGCGGCCCCTCGGCGTCATAGCCATAGGCCACCTGCCACCAATGCCAGGCGTGCGAGCTATGATTGCTGACACCGAAGCGCAGCCCAGCCCTGCGCACCGCCTTTTCCCAGGTGCCGATAATGTCGCGCTTCGGCCCTACACGCAGCGTATTCCAGGAATGGTGGCTGCTGTTCCAGGTGTCGAGATTGTCGTGGTGGCTGGCGATGGCCATGAAATATTTGGCGCCGGCTTTTTTATACAGCGCGATCAGCGCTTCCGGATCCCATGCCTCGGCCTTCCACGCTCCCTCGATCTCTAGGAAGCCGCGGTCGGCCGGATGGCCGTAATGTTTGAGGTGATGGTCGTAAAAAGGATTGCCCTGGACGTACATCAGCCGCCCGTACCAATCGCCGGCCTCGGGAACGCATTGCGCGCTCCAATGCGCCCAGATGCCGAACTTGGCGTCGCGAAACCAGTCGGGCGGCGTGTAGGCACGTGTCAGCGACGCCCAGTCGGGTGCGATTGCAGCGGCGGCTCGCGTCGCCATCGCGGCAGCAGCGGCTGCCATGAGGCCGCGGCGGCCGACCTTCATGCCGCGGAGGCCGCGCGCTCGGGGCGATGGACGTAGCCGGCGAGCGTCGCCTGCTTCATCTCGATCGAGAAGCCGGGCGCGGTCGGCGGCCGGTAAGCGGCGTCAACGACCTCGCACGGGTCGACAAAATGTTCGTGGAGATGATCCACATATTCGGCAACGCGACCGTCCGTCGTGCCGGAGAAGCAGAGATAATCGATCATCGAGAGGTGCTGGACATATTCGCACAGGCCGACGCCGCCGGCATGCGGGCACACCGCCAGCTCGGCCTTGGCGGCCATCAGCAGCACCGTCAGCACCTCGTTGACCCCCCCCAAACGACAGGCATCGAGCTGGACGATATCAATCGCGCCGCGACTGATGAATTGTTTGAACAGGATGCGATTCTGGCACATCTCGCCGCTTGCCACCTGGATCGGCGCCACCGCCTCGCGCACCGCGCGATGGCCTTCGACGTCATCAGGACTGGTCGGTTCCTCGATGAACCACGGGTCAGCGAACGCCAGAGCCTGGACGCGCGCAATGGCCTCCCCCGTCTCCCACACCTGATTGGCATCGATCATGACCTTGACGTCGGGACCGACCGCCTCGCGCACGATCTGGAGCCGGCGTCGATCATCCTCGGCATCCGCGCCAACCTTGATCTTCACATGGCGAAAACCCTGCGCGATTGCCTGCGCGCAGAGATCGCGCACCTTGTCATCGGAATAGCCCAGCCAACCGGCCGACGTCGTATAGCAGGGATAGCCGCGCGCCTTGAGCGTCGCGATCCGTGCCTCCTTGCCGGCAGCGCGCACCTCCAGCAGCGCCACAGCCTCGTCACGCGTGATGAAATCGGTCATGTACCGAAAGTCGATCTGGGAGACGATCTCGCCAGGACTCATCTCACCGATATATTGCCACAGCGGCTTGCCCGCCTGCTTGGCAAGCAGGTCCCAAACGGCGTTCACGACCGCCCCGGTGGCTAGGTGAATCACGCCCTTTTCCGGACCGATCCAACGCAACTGACTATCTCCGGTAAGGTGCCGCCAGAAGCGCGCACCGTCAGCCCGGATCCACTCCAGCTCGAGCCCCTCCACCAGGGGCGCCAGCGCCCGAATAGCCGCGCAGCAGATATCGTTGCCGCGCCCGATGGTGAACGTAAGGCCATGGCCGGTCAGATCGGGCTGATCGGTGTCGAGGATGCAATAAGCCGCCGAATAATCCGGATCGGCGTTCATCGCGTCCGATCCGTCGCGCGCCAGCGCGGTTGGGAAGCGCAAATCGAATATCCGAATGCCCGTTATTCTGGTCATCGAAGCGCCGTTGCGGCCTCACCATGGTCACCGACATGGGGAAGCGCTGCGATGCCGGGATGATATTTCACTGTCCTCTCCCCGGGGTCGCGGACTTAATCCGCCGTTTTTCGACCCGCGCCACAAAACTCTGTTCGTGGGTGAGCACGGTTTTCATATGTGTAAATGGTAGCGATAGCAAGCGCTACCGCATCAGATTCGGCTATCGCTGTCGATCAACTGATCGGAAATGGCGGCTGCTGAGGTCTGCACCTTGATCGCCGCTTCCTCTTGACTGACCTGCGGCCCAAGCTTCTCCAAAAAGGGCACCGTCAACGCGGCCGCAGCAACGCCGCCGCGCATAACCGGCGCCGAGATGTCGGTGACTCCCGCGACGAACCGGCTGGGCGTCAGCTCGACATGACGTTGGCGAATCTCGTCCGCATGTACGCGCCAGTCGGCGAGTTCCTTATCGCTGAGCGGCGGCGACAGCATCTGCTCCCATCGCCGGCGAACATCCTCCGGCTGGAAAGCATAGAGCACGGCGCCCGATGCCGCCTTCACCAAAGGCCGACGATATCCCACCCGCACCGAAAAACCGAGCTGCTCGCTCGATTCCATCCGCGCGACCACCACCATCTCGCCGAGCGTATGCAGCGCGAGGTGGCAGGATTGCCCAACATCGAGCGCAAGCTGGCGCATCACGGGCAGCGCGACTTCGACCAAGCTGTGCGTCTTCGGGCGCTGCATGCCGAGGGAAAACAGCCGATCGGTGAGCAGATAGCCATCGGCGGAGGGATCCTGTTCAATATAGCCGCGGAATTCGAGCACCTGCACCATCCGGAACAGTTCTCCATGGGAGCGGCCGAGTTGATTCACGATCGCTGTCAGCGTCATCGGCGCGGACGATGTCGCGAGCAGCTCAAGAATATCGAGCCCCTTTTCAAGCGCCGGTGCCTTGTAGCGGCGATCGTCGTCGAGGCTGGCCATGTCATTCATTCGCGTCCCCTACGGCGCACGTCGTTGCAACGTAGATAGGCTTGCGCAGGTACTCAGGGCAACCGGACGATCACCGTGGCACCTTGACGTTGAAACGGTGAACATCGCCCGCAAAGTTGATCGTGACGAGGACTTCGGGCGTCTTGGCACGTCGTAGTTTCTCGGTGATGACCTGTCCGCCATCCGCGGCGTTGGGCCGAATTGTGATTGGCTTCAACAGCACGGCGTCGAGTGCCGCGGCGTTGCTCGGCCGGCGCTGCGCCCGATCGATCGAGGACGCCGGCACGCCGCCCGTCACGCCGACCGAGCTTCCGGTGAAGCCCGAAACGTCGGTTTGACCAGTGCTGGTGATCGGCAGGGCGGCAGTCGTGTGCGCCTGGGCGGTTTCATCGCTGGCGATCGCGGTACCGGTCCGTTCCGTGACCAGGGCATCGCGCGTCATCAGTGCGATGGGCGTCTCGCCCGCCGTGACCGTCACGGCATCGGGACCGAAGGGCTGGGGTGCCCCGCTGAGGTTGAGGATTACGATCTTCAGCACCAGCCGCCGATCGTTGAGCATGGGGTCGGCCACCAGATGGACCTCGCTCCTTGCGGTACGCGAGACGAGGCCGGCAGCCGCGTCGCCGCTAACAATCTCCTGTGCGGGCATCGATGGCGCAGCAAGCGCGACCGCGGTGGCCAACACTAAGGTTCGGATCATGGTTCGCTCCTCCTCAGGCAGCCCGCGCCTGGGCGGCGCGGCAATGGCGTTCGATGAAGGCGGCGTGGCCGGGCATACCATCGGCAGTGCGCGCGATGACGTTGCGCATGCCCGACAGGACCGCCTGCGTTTCGCGGGGATTCACGATATCCGCGAGCGGATCATAGGTGTCGGGGCTGATGCCCTGCCCGAGCATCACGGCAAGCCAGCTCGCCTCGTGGAACAGGTCCTTCTCGCGCTCAATCAGGCGGCCGTTGAGCCGGAACATCTCCATCTTAGCCGCGAGCGTCGGGGGCGGCTGGATCGTCATGCAATGGCGCCAGAAATCCGAATCGTCGCGCTCGGTCGCCCGATAATGGAGCACCAGGAAGTCGCGTATGCTTTCGAATTCGCGCGCTATCTGGCGATTATATTCGGCGGTCACGGCAGGATCGAAATCCCGATCGGGGAACCAGGCAAGCAGCTTGGTGATGCCGCTCTGGACGAGATGGAGGCTGGTCGACTCCAGTGGCTCGAGAAAGCCCGACGACAGGCCGAGCGCGATGACGTTGCGAGCCCAGCCCTGCGCGCGCATGCCGGTGGTGAAGCGCAGCTTGCGCGGCGCGCCGGTGGGGGCGCCTTCCAGCCCCGCCAGCAGAATGCGTTCCGCTTCGTCATCCGCCATGAAGGCGCTGGCATAGACGTGGCCATTGCCGGTGCGATGCTGGAGCGGGATGCGCCATTGCCAGCCTGCACTGCGCGCGGTGGCGCGAGTATAAGGCGGCAAATCCGCCAGCCTGGCGCTGGGGACGGCGATGGCGCGATCGCATGGGAGCCAACGCGTCCAATCCTGATAGCCCACCCGCAGTTTGTCGCCGATCAGCAATGCGCGAAAGCCGGTGCAATCGAGGAACAACTCACCCTCGATCCGCTGCCCGCTTTCCAGCGTGAGTGCCTCAACGAAGCCGGTCGCGGCGTTGAGCGCAACGTCGGCGATCTTGCCCTCGACGCGCGTCACGCCGCGCGCTTCGGAATGGGCACGCAGGAACGCCGCATAGAGACCCGCATCGAAATGATAGGCATAGGAAAAAGTCGAGAAGACTGAGTGCGGATCGGCCGGCGGCCGATCGAACTTGTTCTTGTAGGCGGCAGCCTCGGTCAGCGAATAAGCCGACAGCGGTGCGGGGTCGCCGTGAGCGCGGGCGCGCAACCATTGCTGATGAAACGGCGTCATGCCGAAATCGTCGCCATAGCGGCCGAACGGATGGAAATAGCGGTGGCCCCGGCGATACCAGTCGACGAATTCGATACCGAGCTTGAACGTGCCCTGCGTAGCCTTGACGAATGCGGTCTCGTCGATGCCGAGCACCTGATTGAAGGCCTGGATCGGCGGGATCGTCGCCTCCCCTACCCCGACGGTGCCGATCTCCTCCGACTCAATGAGCGTGATGCGGCACCTCGTGCCTTGCAGCGCTGTCGAGAGAGCCGCCGCGGCCATCCATCCCGCGCTGCCGCCACCGGCGACAACGATCGATCGCAGCGCCCTGGGGTTGCTCATGCCGCCACCGGCGCCGGGCAGGCCCGATCGACAAAGACGGTATGGGGCGGGATCCGCTCCGCGACGCGCGCGATCGCCTCGCGACGTTGCGCCATGCCACCGCGCAGATGTTGGAGCGTGAGCTGATCGACGATCGGATCGTAGCGGCGCGGCAGAACCTTGTTGCCGAGGAAGATCGAGACCCAACTCGGCTCCTGATAGGATTCCTCCGAATAGAGCGGCACGCGGCCGCAGGCCTGCCAGATCGAAATCTTGTGGGAGAGTGTGTCGGGGATCGCCATCGTCCGGCAGTGCTGCCACATCGGTTCGGGCCGACGGCTGCGGCAATAATGGAGGATCAGGAAGTCGCGGATGCGCGCATATTCGTTCGCGGTAACACGGTTATATTCGCTCGCGATCACCGGATCGAAATCCATGTCCGGCAGATATTCCACGAGCCGCGCAAGGCCGGTCTGGATCAGCTGGATACTGGTCGATTCCAGCGGCTCCATGAAGCCGGCCGCGAGGCCGAGCGCCACCACATTCTTGTACCAGAATTTCTCACGGTGGCCGGTGGTGAAGCGCAGCAGGCGCGGTTCGCCGAGCTGTGCCCCATCAAGGTTGGCGAGCAGCAGCGCCGTCGCCTCCTCATCCGAGGTGAAGGCGCTGGCGTAAACATGGCCATTGCCCGTGCGGTGCTGGAGCGGGATGCGCCATTGCCAGCCCGCGGGGCGCGCGATCGAGCGCGTGTAGGGCGTGAGCGGATCGCGGCGTGCGCTCGGCACAGCGATGGCACGGTCGCACGGCAGCAAGGCAGACCAATCCGCATAGCCAACGCCCAGCGCCTGGCCGATCAACAGGGCGACAAAGCCGGTGCAGTCGATGAACAAGTCACCCGCAATCCGCCTTTCGCCCTCCAGCCGGAGCGCGGCAACGCGGCCGGTTTCGGGATCGAGCTCGACATCCGCGATGCGGCCTTCCTGGCGGGTGACGCCCCTGGCTTCGGCATAAGTACGCAGGTAGCGCGCATAGAGGCCCGCATCAAAATGATAGGCATATTTGAAGAAGGCGGCCTCGCCGCTCTGCTGCTGGACCGCCTCGGGGGGCGCGAAACGGTCGCGGCGCGCGGCCGCATAGGGCATCGACCAATCCTCGATCGGCGCGGGATCGCCCAGCTGATGGAGCTTGAGCCAATGATGGTGGGGCGACACGCCCTGAATGGCCTCGCCATAGTCACCGAAGCCGTTGAAATGAACGTTGCCGATCTCGCCCCAGTCGCAAAACTGGATGCCGAGCTTGAACGTCCCCTGCGTCGCCGTGACGAAATCCTTCTCGTCGATACCGAGCACGCCATTGAACTGGGCCATCAGCGGTACCGTTGCCTCGCCGACGCCGATGGTCCCGATCTCGTCGGATTCCACCAGCACGATTTGGGCGACGGGAGGGGGCAGGAAGCGTGCCAGCAAAGCGGCCGCCATCCACCCCGCAGTGCCGCCGCCGGCAATGACCACCTTACGGATCGGCGCTGCGGCCATTCATCCCCCCAGGGCCTCCGCCCTGCCTTCCTTCATAGCGGCCAACCCCTTCAAAAAACAGGCGTCGCCGGATGCTTCGGGACGCCCAGGGGAGGAAAGAACCTAGAAGACGCCACGGATAAGGAACGCCACCTTCCGATCGGTGTCGGTCCAGCTGTAACGCGGCTTCAACTTGGGATCGCCGACATCAAGGAAGGTGCGCGCATTCAACAGGTTGGTTGCCTGCACGCCCACCTTGAGATGCTGGTTGAGCGAGTAAAGAATTGAGGCATCGAGCTGGCCGTATTTTTCCGACCAGACCGGGAAGTTGATGTTCGCCGCCGAGGTCGTCAGCAGGAAGTGCGAACGCCAATTATAGGCAAGCCGCGCCGAGATGCCGTATTTCTCGTAAATCGCGGCGACGTTATAGGATGTCCTGGACAGCCCCTCTAGCGGCAGGCTTACGCCGGCATTCGTAACCTGATTGGCGTCAAACACGTTGACGGCGGTATTCTTGCCGCCGCTGCTGTCGACGAACGTGAAATTGCCTTGGAAGCCGAGGCCTGAGAGCGGCCCCGGCAGCATGTCGAAGAACTGGGTATAGGCCAGTTCGAAGCCCTTGATCTTGCCGTGCGAGCCATTGGTCTGCTGGGTCACGTCGAACGTCAGCGTTTGGCCGTTGCTGGTGTAGGTCTGCTGCGATGTCCCGGCGAAAATGTAATCGCTGATCGCCTTATAGAAGACGGCCAGTGTCAGGCTGTTCGATCGGGTCGCGCCGAAATACCATTCGAGGCTAGCATCGAACTGATTCGATCGGGTCGGCTTCAAATAGGGATTGCCCGCGGTGCCGGTAAAGGCCGTCGTCGCGCCGTTGACCCCCGTCCCGTTGGCGATGCCGGTCGTCGCATCGAACGAGAAGGACAAGTTGGTAAAGGCATTGAGCTGCGAGAAGGTCGGCCGCACGATCGCCTTGGCCGCCGCCAGGCGCAGGTAAAGATTGTCCTGCAGGAAGAAGCGCACGTTCAGGCTGGGCAGGACGTCCGTGTAGGAGCCCTTCGCAGTCTGCGTAAGGCCGCCGATATTGCCTCCCGAGAAGGCAATGGCCGAAGCCAACAAGGCGCAGTCCTGCGCCGTCACCAACTGCCCGGTGCGAGGTCCGCTGCCGATTACGGTGCCGACGGCGCAGTTCGGTGCAGTGAGCGTGCCCAGACGGATGGCGGAGCCATCGGCGGTCGTCTTGGTGCCGACGACCCGAACACCGATATTGCCGTCGAAGTGGCCGATCGGGCCATCTTCTTCGCCGAAGCGCAGCAAGGCATAGGCTGCCTTGGTCTTTTCGGTCTGGTTGTTGATGCCGCCGCTGACATTATCGGCGGCAGGCGCGGCCAGCGAATAATCGTCGCTGAGCGGGACCCAACCCCAGCCGCCGGACTCGGTATTCTTGAGATAATTATAGGCGTTCGCGGTGCCATGGCTGACGAGTGAGGCGCTCGGGAACCACCAGGATCCGCCGGATTGCACCTTGCCGCGGAAGAAATTCTTATACTTGAATAGATCGGACTGCGCCGGCAGGCCGGCATTCTGATGCGCGGCGTCGAAGCCGGTCTGGTTGAGATAGACCGGCGCTCCGGTCGCACCCCAATATTGTTCCGACAGCAACGCCCAATTGTAGCCGGTCTGGCGCGTGGTCGCGTTGCGATCGGTACCCCGCACACCCAGGCGGAACGACTTCAGGAAGCTGTCGTCGTCAAACGAATATTCGGCATCGCCGCGATAGGCCCATTCGTGCGCATCGTTGTCTTCGATATGGTCCATCGCTGAGGACCAATAATAATTGCTCTGCTGCGACCAGGCGGTCGAGCCGCCGGTGGGCGTGATTACCAGTTTGGGCTTGTTGCCGGACAGATCGAAGTCAATCGTGGCCGTCGTCGGGGTCTGATCGTAGGCGGTCATGCTGACGACCTGCGCGCTCGACTTGATATACTGCACGTCGGCGCCGAATGCCCAGTGATCGGTCGGCGTCCAACGTACATTGCCGGAGAAATCGCGGGTCTTGTTGGTCTGCTGACCCGAGCGCGTGTCGGGATTGAGCTGGCGATTGTTGATCACGCCCGAGACGAGCTCGTTATTGTCGCCAAAGACGTAAGTGGAATTGTCCGGCTCGGGCGATGCATAATCGCCCATCGCATGTTCGAGGTCGTGCGGCGTCGCCTTGCTGAGCAACGCTTCGCCGGTGATCACCAGATTGTCGGCCGGCTTCCACTGGATCGAGCCGTCGAAGGCCGTGCGGCGCTGCTGCCAGTCGATCTGGCGGAAGCCCAGGCTGTTGGGAATATAGACGTTGGTGCCAGTGGCGAGGCCATCCTGCGGCCGCCCGAGCGTCGCACGATCGAAACGCCCGTCCGAAATCTGATCGGTGCGGTTGCCGGTATTGCTGATGCTGTAGGATAGCAGAATGCCGATCTCGCCAAGGCCGGTCGACCAGCGGTTGCTGCCGAGCACGCTTCCCGACCAGAATCCCTTCTTACGGAGATCGGCGTAGTTATAGTCGCCTGAGAAAGCGAGAACATGGCCGGGCGCATCGAACGGCTTGCGGGTGCGC
It includes:
- a CDS encoding tryptophan halogenase family protein, with the translated sequence MSNPRALRSIVVAGGGSAGWMAAAALSTALQGTRCRITLIESEEIGTVGVGEATIPPIQAFNQVLGIDETAFVKATQGTFKLGIEFVDWYRRGHRYFHPFGRYGDDFGMTPFHQQWLRARAHGDPAPLSAYSLTEAAAYKNKFDRPPADPHSVFSTFSYAYHFDAGLYAAFLRAHSEARGVTRVEGKIADVALNAATGFVEALTLESGQRIEGELFLDCTGFRALLIGDKLRVGYQDWTRWLPCDRAIAVPSARLADLPPYTRATARSAGWQWRIPLQHRTGNGHVYASAFMADDEAERILLAGLEGAPTGAPRKLRFTTGMRAQGWARNVIALGLSSGFLEPLESTSLHLVQSGITKLLAWFPDRDFDPAVTAEYNRQIAREFESIRDFLVLHYRATERDDSDFWRHCMTIQPPPTLAAKMEMFRLNGRLIEREKDLFHEASWLAVMLGQGISPDTYDPLADIVNPRETQAVLSGMRNVIARTADGMPGHAAFIERHCRAAQARAA
- a CDS encoding alpha-L-fucosidase, whose protein sequence is MKVGRRGLMAAAAAAMATRAAAAIAPDWASLTRAYTPPDWFRDAKFGIWAHWSAQCVPEAGDWYGRLMYVQGNPFYDHHLKHYGHPADRGFLEIEGAWKAEAWDPEALIALYKKAGAKYFMAIASHHDNLDTWNSSHHSWNTLRVGPKRDIIGTWEKAVRRAGLRFGVSNHSSHAWHWWQVAYGYDAEGPRRGERYDAFKLTKADGKGTWWEGLDPQELYTGPWYAAPDGITSIKAMDAWHDAHDGQWIETAPPAPARFVANWLARQQELVEKYRPDMVYLDDTGVPFGAAGLEALAHYYAKSTEWHGKVDVVVTAKKLTQDQRGALMEDIERGYSDHLRAEPWQTCTCIGDWHYNRQRFVDKSYVPALQVIQRLCDVVSKNGNLLLSIPVRGNGTIDSEEEKIVAGITAWMAINGAAIHGSRPWRIYGEGPTRLEGGAFGEGKVTGFQPEDVRFTVKHGVLHMALLAWPERPVRVPSLGRRALNGARIARASLLGGDIVQIRQEPDATTLTLPPALPGQFVPVVRLEGDGLV
- a CDS encoding MFS transporter, whose protein sequence is MATNGTEHPEVAAAVERVGRYRWVICALLFAATAINYIDRQMIGVLEPDYLRHEFHWTPGDYAQLVFTFQLAYAIGYLGFGRIVDWIGARMGYAVAVGVWTLFHVLHGGVGSITQFAMVRFGLGIGESGNFPAGVKAVTDWFPQKERALAIGVFNAGSNVGAILTPLIVPAITLAYGWRMAFIVTGILGVLWVIAWLLLYRDPQSHKRVGAAELAHIRQDPADPVVRVKGLWPKLLTTRETWAYALGKFFIDPIWWFYLFWLPPYLHDTYHLNLVGFGLPIAAIYLLSDVGSVAGGWLSGRLMKAGMTANKARKLTMLICAFCILPVVTTQYIDSVWINVLIIGIAAAGHQAFSANLYTVPSDTFPRYAVGSVIGIGGTVGAIGGMLFSLYIGKILDGLGTYSAIFAVAGGSYFVALLCIHLLSPRLERAKITAG
- a CDS encoding IclR family transcriptional regulator, translated to MNDMASLDDDRRYKAPALEKGLDILELLATSSAPMTLTAIVNQLGRSHGELFRMVQVLEFRGYIEQDPSADGYLLTDRLFSLGMQRPKTHSLVEVALPVMRQLALDVGQSCHLALHTLGEMVVVARMESSEQLGFSVRVGYRRPLVKAASGAVLYAFQPEDVRRRWEQMLSPPLSDKELADWRVHADEIRQRHVELTPSRFVAGVTDISAPVMRGGVAAAALTVPFLEKLGPQVSQEEAAIKVQTSAAAISDQLIDSDSRI
- a CDS encoding 2-keto-4-pentenoate hydratase → MTTAVSSDLRSIARRFVAARRAGESPIDYPGSMPRALDEAYAIQDFALAEDGDRIVGWKVGRIGEADLPHYDVNRLAGPIFARHVFQDQGTPLQMTIFAGGFGAAEAEFLLRIGADVSQDKVSYTMDEAAALVDAVHVGIEIASSPFPGINVHGPAVTVSDFGNNNGLIVGAEIPDWRTSGFERWPVSLLIDGAEAGRATTETMLDGAVGAVRFLLELLARRGIAIPAGTWVSTGAVTGVHEVRPGQNVVARFGDNLAITCTIEAAKTA
- a CDS encoding L-fuconate dehydratase; the encoded protein is MTRITGIRIFDLRFPTALARDGSDAMNADPDYSAAYCILDTDQPDLTGHGLTFTIGRGNDICCAAIRALAPLVEGLELEWIRADGARFWRHLTGDSQLRWIGPEKGVIHLATGAVVNAVWDLLAKQAGKPLWQYIGEMSPGEIVSQIDFRYMTDFITRDEAVALLEVRAAGKEARIATLKARGYPCYTTSAGWLGYSDDKVRDLCAQAIAQGFRHVKIKVGADAEDDRRRLQIVREAVGPDVKVMIDANQVWETGEAIARVQALAFADPWFIEEPTSPDDVEGHRAVREAVAPIQVASGEMCQNRILFKQFISRGAIDIVQLDACRLGGVNEVLTVLLMAAKAELAVCPHAGGVGLCEYVQHLSMIDYLCFSGTTDGRVAEYVDHLHEHFVDPCEVVDAAYRPPTAPGFSIEMKQATLAGYVHRPERAASAA